The following are encoded in a window of Candidatus Moraniibacteriota bacterium genomic DNA:
- a CDS encoding ribonuclease HII produces the protein MTIKEENNPWFLEKEYLRNGSDFVVGVDEVGRGPLVGSVVVCAASLVARECKWNSEERNLWASIRDSKKLSESKREILSHFIADNFILGVGKVSPETIDRINILQATFLAMKKAISDWKKNLTASKDMRIKKSSYTAIFLIDGNMTIPNMSLTQRAIEQGDNKVKCISAASIVAKVIRDGEMISLDKKYPAYGFSRHKGYGTREHMDALRRLGPIEEHRKSFAPVKRCLEELRSYGADV, from the coding sequence ATGACAATAAAAGAAGAGAATAATCCTTGGTTTTTAGAGAAAGAATACCTTCGAAATGGTTCTGATTTTGTTGTTGGTGTTGATGAGGTGGGGAGGGGGCCTCTTGTTGGTTCAGTTGTGGTATGCGCAGCATCTCTTGTGGCTCGAGAGTGCAAATGGAATTCGGAAGAAAGAAATCTATGGGCATCGATACGTGATTCAAAGAAGCTTTCAGAATCGAAACGAGAAATTCTTTCTCATTTTATCGCTGATAATTTTATTTTAGGGGTAGGAAAGGTTTCTCCAGAGACAATAGATCGAATAAATATCCTTCAAGCAACTTTTTTGGCAATGAAAAAAGCTATTTCTGATTGGAAAAAAAATCTCACCGCTTCTAAAGATATGCGAATTAAAAAAAGTTCCTATACAGCAATTTTCCTTATTGATGGAAATATGACAATACCAAATATGTCATTAACACAAAGAGCTATAGAACAGGGAGATAATAAGGTAAAATGTATTAGTGCGGCATCTATTGTGGCAAAGGTTATACGAGATGGAGAAATGATTTCTTTGGATAAGAAGTATCCTGCTTATGGCTTTTCTCGTCATAAAGGGTATGGGACACGTGAACACATGGACGCTCTTCGACGTTTAGGTCCCATAGAAGAACATCGAAAATCTTTTGCTCCCGTAAAAAGGTGCTTAGAAGAGCTTCGTTCTTATGGGGCTGATGTATAA
- the frr gene encoding ribosome recycling factor — MNNDFLKECEGVIVFAREEFAKIRTGRANASLVQDLRVDAYGSLTPLNQLATISVPEPRTIAISPWDKQVLASIEKAVRNSDVGITPLNDGNTIRLILPTLNEETRKDLVKKVNVKAEEARIRVRTIRENYLRGVDSKEESGEISEDEKFSQRKDIQKYVDEYNQKIESIRSEKEKEVMTV; from the coding sequence ATGAATAATGATTTTTTGAAAGAATGTGAGGGTGTTATTGTATTTGCCCGAGAGGAGTTTGCTAAAATTCGAACAGGAAGAGCGAATGCTTCCTTGGTACAAGATTTACGAGTCGATGCTTATGGCTCTTTAACTCCTTTGAATCAATTAGCAACTATCTCAGTTCCTGAACCAAGGACTATTGCTATTTCTCCTTGGGATAAACAAGTTCTTGCTTCTATAGAAAAAGCTGTTCGTAATAGTGATGTTGGTATAACTCCGCTTAATGATGGAAATACTATACGCCTCATTCTCCCAACATTAAATGAAGAGACTCGAAAAGATTTAGTTAAAAAGGTTAATGTAAAAGCTGAAGAGGCGAGGATCCGAGTGCGAACCATTCGCGAGAATTATCTTCGAGGTGTGGATTCCAAAGAAGAGTCCGGAGAAATTTCCGAGGATGAAAAATTTTCTCAAAGAAAGGATATTCAAAAATATGTAGATGAATATAATCAAAAAATAGAATCTATTCGCTCGGAAAAAGAAAAAGAAGTTATGACAGTATAA
- the greA gene encoding transcription elongation factor GreA codes for MTDRFITQEGLEKIRKELNERKTTLRKEIAVAIKEAKEQGDLSENAEYAAARQRQSENEARIIELEMMMKTVRVVDQKGDGSNVSFGSTLTVKREDTGTAMTFRIVGTNEADPASGKISNESPIGRAFEGKSEGELVSVDTPSGKVVYKIISVE; via the coding sequence ATGACTGATAGATTTATTACACAAGAAGGATTAGAGAAAATTCGAAAAGAACTTAATGAGCGAAAGACTACGCTTCGAAAAGAGATCGCTGTTGCGATAAAAGAAGCGAAAGAACAAGGGGACTTGAGTGAGAATGCTGAATATGCAGCTGCTCGTCAACGTCAATCTGAGAATGAAGCTCGTATAATTGAGCTTGAAATGATGATGAAAACAGTAAGGGTTGTTGATCAAAAAGGGGATGGATCTAATGTTAGTTTTGGATCTACACTTACGGTAAAAAGAGAGGATACGGGAACGGCTATGACATTTCGTATTGTTGGAACTAATGAAGCTGATCCTGCTTCTGGAAAGATATCAAATGAATCTCCTATTGGAAGAGCCTTTGAAGGGAAAAGCGAAGGTGAGTTGGTTTCCGTGGATACACCATCTGGAAAAGTAGTGTATAAAATTATTTCTGTGGAATAG
- a CDS encoding 50S ribosomal protein L10: MIVGFHNFCEYKSRRGVESLFDKQHPHGKEGVFIFKGNALMMTRQQKEVLVREVSEAVKKSKSLIFVDFQGLSVSDADIMKKDLRKSGVEYRVMKKKLFNRSIKEAGLNISVLDFKGQFGIAFSLEDEISAAKVLYDFSKKGDKISLVGGILEGKALNQEDVVALAKIPSKQELLARLVGSINAPVSQFVGVLSGTSRSFVLALKAIAEQKS; the protein is encoded by the coding sequence ATGATAGTGGGCTTTCACAATTTTTGTGAATATAAGTCCCGCCGAGGAGTTGAAAGTCTTTTTGACAAACAACATCCTCATGGAAAAGAGGGTGTTTTTATTTTTAAGGGTAACGCGCTTATGATGACACGACAACAAAAAGAAGTGCTTGTTCGTGAAGTTTCTGAGGCTGTAAAAAAGTCTAAGTCTTTGATTTTCGTAGATTTTCAAGGTCTAAGTGTTTCTGATGCGGATATAATGAAGAAAGATCTTCGAAAATCGGGAGTCGAGTATCGAGTTATGAAGAAGAAGCTCTTCAACCGATCGATTAAAGAGGCTGGTTTGAATATTTCTGTTCTTGATTTTAAGGGTCAATTTGGAATTGCTTTTTCACTGGAAGATGAGATTTCTGCAGCAAAGGTGCTCTATGATTTTTCGAAGAAAGGAGATAAAATTTCGTTGGTCGGCGGAATTTTGGAAGGAAAAGCATTGAATCAGGAAGATGTTGTCGCTTTAGCGAAAATCCCATCTAAGCAAGAGCTTTTGGCAAGATTAGTCGGATCTATAAACGCTCCGGTTTCTCAATTTGTTGGAGTTCTTTCGGGAACGAGCCGTTCATTTGTTTTGGCTCTCAAGGCTATTGCTGAGCAGAAATCGTAA
- the rseP gene encoding RIP metalloprotease RseP, with product MFTIIILFLIILSILVFVHELGHFVVARKFGMRVHEFGFGFPPRAIGVVKNPKTGKWTFVGPKVNKLSQTIYSLNWIPLGGFVRIKGEDGGEEKDPDSFTAKPALVRIAVLVAGVSMNFFLAWLIFSFVYMVGTPQSVPDDAKNVEGAVVQISNVSPESPAEKMGLRIGDVVKGLRYTEGIPWVAVNNANDVQEYINKNKGKEIKFWIKRGETDIQFKGVPREHAPEGQGALGIELARTKIISYPWYEAIGKAFMMVFTLIGAILVAFGGLLKTLVTTGSAPADIAGPVGIAFYTKQVADLGFVYVLQFAAILSVNLGIINILPIPALDGGRVLFIILEMIKGSPVSQKFEQITHTVGFVLLLLLMVIVTFFDFIRFDIIGKLFS from the coding sequence ATGTTCACGATTATTATTCTTTTTTTAATCATTTTGAGTATTCTGGTTTTCGTTCACGAATTAGGACATTTCGTAGTGGCAAGAAAATTCGGAATGCGTGTTCATGAGTTTGGTTTTGGATTTCCTCCTCGAGCAATTGGAGTTGTTAAAAATCCTAAAACTGGAAAATGGACTTTTGTCGGTCCGAAAGTAAATAAACTTTCACAGACTATTTATTCGCTCAACTGGATTCCTTTGGGAGGATTTGTTCGTATTAAAGGTGAAGATGGAGGTGAAGAAAAAGATCCTGATAGTTTTACAGCTAAACCAGCATTGGTTCGTATTGCTGTTCTTGTTGCAGGAGTAAGTATGAATTTCTTTTTGGCTTGGCTTATTTTTTCTTTTGTGTACATGGTAGGAACGCCACAGTCAGTTCCTGATGATGCGAAAAATGTAGAAGGTGCAGTTGTTCAGATCAGTAATGTTTCTCCAGAAAGTCCTGCTGAGAAAATGGGCCTTCGAATTGGAGATGTTGTGAAAGGGCTTCGCTATACAGAAGGAATCCCTTGGGTTGCTGTAAATAACGCAAATGATGTACAAGAGTATATTAATAAAAATAAGGGTAAAGAGATAAAATTTTGGATAAAACGAGGAGAAACAGATATCCAATTTAAAGGTGTTCCCAGAGAACACGCTCCAGAAGGACAAGGTGCCTTGGGTATAGAATTAGCACGAACAAAAATTATTTCTTATCCTTGGTACGAAGCTATTGGCAAAGCATTCATGATGGTCTTTACGCTTATTGGAGCTATCTTAGTAGCTTTTGGGGGTCTTTTGAAAACATTAGTTACAACAGGATCTGCTCCTGCTGATATAGCTGGACCAGTAGGAATCGCTTTTTATACGAAACAAGTTGCTGATCTTGGTTTTGTATATGTTTTGCAATTTGCAGCTATTCTTAGTGTTAATTTAGGTATTATCAATATTCTCCCTATACCTGCTTTAGATGGAGGAAGAGTCCTTTTTATTATACTTGAAATGATTAAAGGTTCTCCTGTAAGTCAAAAATTTGAACAAATAACACATACTGTTGGTTTTGTACTTCTCCTTCTTCTTATGGTGATTGTTACCTTTTTTGATTTTATACGGTTTGATATAATAGGAAAACTGTTTTCTTAA
- the rplL gene encoding 50S ribosomal protein L7/L12 → MSKVQEEVKDSEEEVIVPAKFQKLVSEIESMSVLDLSELVKVLEKKFGVSASAPMAVAMVAGAGEAAVVEEKTEFDIELTSAGAQKIAVIKVVREITGLGLKEAKDLVDASPKVIKESVKKEEAEEMKKKIEAAGGTADLK, encoded by the coding sequence ATGAGTAAAGTACAAGAAGAGGTAAAAGATTCCGAAGAAGAAGTTATCGTTCCAGCAAAGTTTCAGAAATTAGTTTCTGAAATTGAATCTATGAGTGTTTTGGATCTTTCTGAATTGGTAAAAGTTTTAGAAAAGAAATTTGGTGTAAGTGCTTCTGCTCCTATGGCTGTAGCTATGGTTGCTGGCGCTGGTGAAGCTGCTGTTGTTGAAGAAAAGACTGAATTTGACATCGAACTTACTTCAGCTGGTGCACAAAAAATTGCTGTTATTAAAGTAGTTCGAGAAATAACAGGTCTTGGTCTTAAAGAAGCAAAAGATCTTGTTGACGCTTCTCCTAAAGTGATCAAAGAGTCTGTGAAAAAAGAAGAAGCAGAAGAAATGAAGAAAAAGATTGAAGCTGCAGGAGGAACAGCTGATCTTAAATAA
- the rpsP gene encoding 30S ribosomal protein S16: protein MLIIRFNRTGRKSQSFFRLVVQEQAIAPGGRHVEVVGSWNPHKKEGVFKNERIMHWIKNGAQCSDSVHNLLVSQKIIEGKKRSLSIERPKSEEVPAETVENSAPAKSV from the coding sequence ATGTTGATTATTCGATTTAATCGTACCGGAAGAAAAAGCCAATCATTTTTTCGTTTGGTTGTCCAAGAACAAGCCATTGCTCCTGGGGGTCGTCATGTAGAAGTTGTGGGAAGTTGGAATCCCCACAAAAAGGAAGGTGTTTTCAAAAATGAAAGAATTATGCATTGGATAAAGAATGGAGCTCAGTGTAGTGATAGTGTTCATAATCTTTTAGTTTCTCAGAAAATAATCGAAGGAAAAAAACGATCTTTGTCCATAGAACGTCCTAAGTCTGAAGAGGTTCCTGCTGAAACTGTAGAGAATAGCGCTCCTGCAAAAAGTGTATAG